The following are encoded in a window of Microbacterium sp. LWO13-1.2 genomic DNA:
- a CDS encoding MOSC domain-containing protein encodes MAPRVVAVHSHALHTFSKLTRESITLLEGLGVEGDAHCGATVQHRSRVAADPSQPNLRQVHLIHGELFDELRASGHGVVPGELGENITTRDVDLLALPVGARLHFGDAVVTITGLRNPCQQINDFQSGLLKQVIKTDDEGQVVRLAGVMGIVSRGGPVAAGDTIDVELPPTPHFPLTRV; translated from the coding sequence ATGGCTCCTCGGGTTGTCGCTGTTCATTCCCACGCCTTGCACACCTTCAGCAAGCTGACGCGTGAGTCGATCACGCTCCTCGAGGGGCTCGGGGTGGAAGGGGATGCGCACTGTGGCGCGACCGTGCAGCACCGCTCACGGGTAGCCGCAGACCCCTCACAGCCGAACCTGCGACAGGTGCACCTGATCCATGGAGAGCTATTCGACGAACTGCGCGCGAGCGGTCACGGCGTCGTACCCGGTGAACTCGGCGAGAACATCACCACTCGGGATGTCGACTTGCTCGCACTTCCCGTCGGCGCTCGCCTGCACTTCGGCGATGCGGTGGTGACGATCACAGGCCTCCGCAACCCGTGCCAGCAGATCAACGATTTTCAATCCGGGCTGCTCAAGCAAGTGATCAAGACCGATGATGAGGGCCAAGTCGTCCGACTCGCCGGGGTCATGGGTATTGTCTCCCGCGGCGGACCTGTGGCCGCCGGAGACACGATCGACGTCGAGCTACCGCCGACACCGCACTTTCCACTCACGCGCGTTTGA